A window of Vicinamibacteria bacterium contains these coding sequences:
- a CDS encoding multicopper oxidase domain-containing protein: MLVAVGETVDILLELSNPGRWMVHCHIAEHLETGMKLIFEVDGGN; this comes from the coding sequence GTGCTCGTGGCGGTTGGGGAGACGGTAGACATCCTGCTCGAGCTGTCGAACCCGGGGCGGTGGATGGTGCACTGTCACATTGCCGAGCACCTGGAGACGGGTATGAAGCTGATATTCGAAGTGGACGGAGGGAATTGA